A section of the Pseudomonas fluorescens genome encodes:
- the kdpF gene encoding K(+)-transporting ATPase subunit F, with translation MSVLDGVSLLLAVALFIYLLVALLRADRG, from the coding sequence ATGAGTGTTCTGGACGGGGTGTCACTGCTATTGGCCGTGGCGCTGTTCATTTATCTGCTGGTTGCGCTGTTGCGCGCGGACCGGGGCTAG